In one window of Protaetiibacter larvae DNA:
- a CDS encoding GH39 family glycosyl hydrolase, translated as MFTPVPTTPIGVLSDAWRACVGTGRLNLALRSDYRDSLERVQREIGFRHLRGHGLLSDDLGIHRPYEFEGVRRVRHAFGYLDQVVDSWLELGIRPFLELGFMPSGLASGEQTVFWWKGNVTPPADEEEWAALVVAVVRHLIDRHGIDEVRSWPIEVWNEPNLVHFWKDADQAAYFRLYERTARALKDLDASLQLGGPAISPGSDEWWAPFAEFVTSREVPIDFVSRHAYSSGPSQRVPFGVYQTLAEPQTLLDQFAAPRRHLAGTGLERLPVHITEFNTSYRPDNPVHDTAYNAAYLAPVLAGGGDLVDSFSYWTFCDVFEEENIPTSPFHGGFGLLGHRQLAKPTFHLYAFMARLGAEVLARGADHLVTRHPDGRLAVLAWQPVDGTSAGAERHTVRLALPVGGPAVYAHRHRVNEDDGNAWTAWQQLGRPHHPTARQLDLLHEASRPALEHGVLPAGGGVVELELHLARHEICLVELEGVRDETEPWIDDDRVPGYAGGWRA; from the coding sequence ATGTTCACCCCCGTCCCCACCACCCCGATCGGCGTGCTGTCGGATGCCTGGCGCGCCTGCGTCGGAACCGGTCGGCTCAACCTCGCCCTGCGCAGCGACTACCGCGACTCGCTCGAGCGCGTGCAGCGCGAGATCGGATTCCGTCACCTGCGGGGGCACGGGCTGCTCTCCGACGACCTCGGCATCCATCGGCCCTACGAGTTCGAGGGCGTGCGCCGGGTGCGGCACGCCTTCGGCTACCTCGACCAGGTGGTCGACTCCTGGCTCGAGCTCGGCATCCGCCCCTTCCTCGAGCTCGGCTTCATGCCCTCGGGTCTCGCCTCGGGCGAGCAGACCGTGTTCTGGTGGAAGGGCAACGTCACCCCGCCCGCGGACGAGGAGGAGTGGGCCGCGCTCGTCGTCGCCGTCGTGCGCCACCTGATCGATCGCCACGGCATCGACGAGGTGCGCTCCTGGCCCATCGAGGTGTGGAACGAGCCCAACCTCGTGCACTTCTGGAAGGACGCCGACCAGGCCGCGTACTTCCGGCTCTACGAGCGCACCGCGCGCGCCCTCAAGGATCTGGACGCCTCGCTGCAGCTCGGCGGTCCCGCGATCTCGCCCGGCTCCGACGAGTGGTGGGCGCCGTTCGCCGAGTTCGTGACCTCCCGCGAGGTGCCGATCGACTTCGTGAGCCGCCACGCCTACAGCTCCGGGCCGTCCCAGCGCGTGCCGTTCGGGGTGTACCAGACCCTCGCCGAACCGCAGACGCTGCTCGACCAGTTCGCCGCCCCGCGCCGGCACCTCGCCGGAACCGGCCTCGAACGGCTGCCCGTGCACATCACCGAGTTCAACACCTCGTACCGCCCCGACAACCCCGTGCACGACACGGCCTACAACGCCGCCTACCTCGCCCCCGTGCTCGCGGGCGGCGGAGACCTCGTCGACTCGTTCTCGTACTGGACCTTCTGCGACGTGTTCGAGGAGGAGAACATCCCCACCTCGCCGTTCCACGGCGGCTTCGGCCTGCTCGGGCATCGCCAGCTCGCGAAGCCCACCTTCCACCTGTACGCGTTCATGGCCCGCCTCGGTGCCGAGGTGCTCGCGCGCGGCGCGGATCATCTCGTGACCCGCCACCCGGACGGACGCCTCGCGGTGCTCGCCTGGCAGCCGGTCGACGGCACCTCGGCGGGCGCCGAACGGCACACCGTGCGGCTCGCGCTGCCCGTCGGCGGCCCTGCGGTCTACGCGCACCGCCACCGGGTGAACGAGGACGACGGCAACGCCTGGACCGCCTGGCAGCAGCTGGGACGTCCGCACCATCCGACCGCGCGGCAGCTGGATCTGCTGCACGAGGCATCCCGGCCCGCCCTCGAGCACGGGGTGCTCCCGGCGGGCGGGGGCGTCGTGGAGCTCGAGCTGCACCTCGCGCGGCACGAGATCTGCCTCGTCGAGCTGGAGGGCGTGCGCGACGAGACCGAGCCGTGGATCGACGACGACCGGGTGCCGGGCTACGCGGGAGGATGGCGGGCGTGA
- a CDS encoding extracellular solute-binding protein, with translation MAQHPDATMRPRLRKRRSAVAIAAGVVTFGLVLTGCTDASDPDGEGSFDFSGKEVGAMSDFTVGTTFKATEPVEFSMLYRDHEAYPLKEDWPILTALDANQNVSFDFEVKPRSDWAQARSTVIAAGESPEIVTVSYPGEETQFVAGGALLPVSDFVQYMPNYQDKVEKWGLQGDLDNLRQADGKYYILPSFAEILRPQYTYAVRADIFTELGLSLEPKTFDEFAEELEAVKKAYPDKFPISDRWTDADPLGATLNFAAPSFGTNAGWGYGDGTWWNGSEFVYTGATDEYKNLISYYAGLVSDGLMDPASVGQSDDQAKAKFANSESFVIATNDQEILTLRSALTEVGNTDAEVAMIRVPGGPAGENLQAGGRLGAGILLSSKAAESEHFKALLQFVDWLYYSDEGLEFAKWGVEGEQFTKSGDTRTFTADWDRNGLNPGAPKALNVDGGFSNGVFMGTEGSTSDLLLSMAREETVDFINDMVSTKTQLPSAPAAPLTDIEQEQASIWRTALKDHVWQATAQFITGQRPLSEWDAYVSELEGLNLQQYIDLVNSAQKRQADALAGGGDEK, from the coding sequence ATGGCACAGCACCCCGACGCGACGATGCGTCCGCGGCTCCGGAAGCGACGCTCAGCCGTCGCGATCGCCGCCGGCGTCGTCACCTTCGGTCTCGTCCTGACCGGATGCACCGACGCATCCGACCCGGACGGCGAGGGCTCGTTCGACTTCAGCGGCAAGGAGGTGGGTGCCATGAGCGACTTCACGGTCGGCACCACCTTCAAGGCCACCGAGCCGGTCGAGTTCTCGATGCTCTACCGCGACCACGAGGCCTACCCGCTCAAGGAGGACTGGCCGATCCTGACCGCCCTCGACGCGAACCAGAACGTCTCGTTCGATTTCGAGGTCAAGCCGCGCTCCGACTGGGCGCAGGCGCGCTCGACCGTGATCGCCGCAGGCGAGTCGCCCGAGATCGTGACCGTCAGCTACCCGGGCGAGGAGACGCAGTTCGTCGCCGGCGGGGCGCTGCTGCCCGTGAGCGACTTCGTGCAGTACATGCCCAACTACCAGGACAAGGTCGAGAAGTGGGGCCTCCAGGGCGACCTCGACAACCTGCGCCAGGCCGACGGCAAGTACTACATCCTGCCGAGCTTCGCCGAGATCCTGCGTCCGCAGTACACCTACGCGGTGCGCGCGGACATCTTCACGGAGCTCGGCCTGAGCCTCGAGCCGAAGACCTTCGACGAGTTCGCCGAGGAGCTCGAGGCGGTCAAGAAGGCCTACCCCGACAAGTTCCCGATCTCGGACCGCTGGACCGACGCCGACCCGCTGGGCGCGACGCTCAACTTCGCGGCTCCCAGCTTCGGCACCAACGCGGGCTGGGGCTACGGCGACGGCACCTGGTGGAACGGCTCGGAGTTCGTCTACACCGGCGCGACCGACGAGTACAAGAACCTCATCTCGTACTACGCGGGCCTCGTCTCCGACGGCCTCATGGATCCGGCGAGCGTCGGCCAGTCCGACGACCAGGCCAAGGCCAAGTTCGCCAACAGCGAGTCGTTCGTCATCGCGACCAACGACCAGGAGATCCTCACGCTGCGCAGCGCGCTCACCGAGGTCGGCAACACGGACGCGGAGGTCGCCATGATCCGCGTTCCCGGCGGCCCCGCGGGCGAGAACCTGCAGGCGGGCGGACGCCTCGGCGCCGGCATCCTGCTGTCGTCGAAGGCGGCGGAGAGCGAGCACTTCAAGGCTCTGCTCCAGTTCGTCGACTGGCTGTACTACTCCGACGAGGGCCTCGAGTTCGCCAAGTGGGGTGTCGAGGGCGAGCAGTTCACCAAGAGCGGCGACACCCGCACCTTCACGGCGGACTGGGACCGCAACGGGCTCAACCCCGGTGCCCCCAAGGCGCTCAACGTCGACGGTGGCTTCAGCAACGGCGTCTTCATGGGCACGGAGGGCTCGACGTCGGACCTGCTGCTGTCGATGGCGCGTGAGGAGACGGTCGACTTCATCAACGACATGGTGAGCACCAAGACGCAGCTGCCCTCGGCGCCTGCGGCCCCGCTGACCGACATCGAGCAGGAGCAGGCCTCGATCTGGCGCACCGCCCTCAAGGACCACGTCTGGCAGGCGACCGCCCAGTTCATCACGGGTCAGCGTCCGCTGAGCGAATGGGACGCCTACGTCTCCGAGCTCGAGGGCCTCAACCTGCAGCAGTACATCGACCTCGTGAACTCCGCCCAGAAGCGTCAGGCCGACGCCCTGGCCGGTGGCGGCGACGAGAAGTAA
- a CDS encoding carbohydrate ABC transporter permease, whose translation MFRPRRVGGIADSRSYTVFRVINAVAIIVICFVTLYPFINMIAIAFSSEGYITAGQVNLIPLGFNVTTFKLVLADGMFWRNYANTVVYTVVATAIAMVMTTSFAYALSKKRLKARPFFVGIAVFTMFFSGGIIPHYVLISSLGWRNTIWAIVIPNAISIFNLLVMKSFFENFPEDLEEAASIDGLTTYGTLLRIVLPLSKAVLATMILFYAVSFWNSWFSAYLYMSKPELNPVTVYLRNLLASATTPDGAAGSDEGLQIAASAKAVTMLLTVLPIVTLYPFVQRYFVSGVMLGSIKA comes from the coding sequence CTGTTCCGCCCGCGGCGCGTCGGCGGCATCGCGGACTCCCGCAGCTACACCGTGTTCCGCGTGATCAACGCGGTCGCGATCATCGTGATCTGCTTCGTGACGCTGTACCCCTTCATCAACATGATCGCGATCGCGTTCAGCTCGGAGGGCTACATCACCGCCGGGCAGGTGAACCTCATCCCGCTCGGCTTCAACGTCACGACCTTCAAGCTCGTGCTCGCGGACGGCATGTTCTGGCGCAATTACGCCAACACCGTCGTCTACACCGTCGTCGCGACCGCCATCGCGATGGTGATGACGACGAGCTTCGCCTACGCGCTCTCCAAGAAGCGGCTCAAGGCGCGCCCCTTCTTCGTGGGGATCGCGGTCTTCACGATGTTCTTCAGCGGCGGCATCATCCCGCACTACGTGCTCATCAGCTCGCTCGGCTGGCGCAACACGATCTGGGCGATCGTCATCCCGAACGCGATCAGCATCTTCAACCTGCTCGTCATGAAGTCCTTCTTCGAGAACTTCCCCGAAGACCTCGAGGAGGCCGCCTCCATCGACGGGCTCACGACCTACGGCACCCTCCTGCGGATCGTGCTGCCGCTCAGCAAGGCCGTGCTCGCCACGATGATCCTCTTCTACGCGGTGTCGTTCTGGAACTCGTGGTTCTCCGCCTACCTGTACATGAGCAAACCGGAGCTCAACCCGGTGACCGTGTATCTGCGCAACCTGCTCGCCTCCGCCACCACGCCCGACGGCGCGGCAGGCAGCGACGAGGGTCTCCAGATCGCCGCAAGCGCCAAGGCGGTGACGATGCTGCTCACCGTGCTGCCCATCGTGACCCTCTACCCCTTCGTCCAGCGCTACTTCGTGTCGGGCGTGATGCTCGGCTCGATCAAGGCCTGA
- a CDS encoding ABC transporter permease has translation MSVNNVIAEVDEARPDDDVTPPRRRAVRATPSWRKVLKNDWRLYSLLVLPIVFLLVFRYLPMAGNIIAFRRYRAGGSLFGDEWVGFHYIQMFISDPTFWKVFFNTLILGGLTLIVVFPLPIILALMFNELRSRAFKRIAQSISYLPHFMSVVIVAGVVLQVTASRGTINQIIEGFGGDAVPFMQLPEWFRTIYVGSEIWQTVGWGTILYLAALTTIDPQLYEAARIDGANRWQQVWHVTLPGLAPTIVVLLILNIGTFMAVGFEKVLLLYNPLLYPTADVISTYLYRVGLGTGQFSYATAIGLFEAIIGLVLILSANAISRRVVGTSLW, from the coding sequence ATGTCGGTCAACAACGTGATCGCCGAGGTGGATGAGGCCCGCCCGGACGACGACGTGACGCCGCCCCGTCGGCGCGCCGTGCGCGCCACCCCGAGCTGGCGCAAGGTGCTCAAGAACGACTGGCGGCTCTACTCGCTGCTCGTGCTGCCGATCGTGTTCCTGCTGGTCTTCCGCTACCTGCCGATGGCGGGGAACATCATCGCCTTCCGCCGCTACCGCGCGGGCGGCAGCCTGTTCGGCGACGAATGGGTCGGCTTCCACTACATCCAGATGTTCATCAGCGACCCGACGTTCTGGAAGGTGTTCTTCAACACCCTCATCCTGGGCGGGCTCACCCTCATCGTCGTCTTCCCGCTGCCGATCATCCTCGCGCTCATGTTCAACGAACTGCGCTCGCGGGCCTTCAAGCGCATCGCGCAGTCGATCTCGTACCTGCCGCACTTCATGTCGGTCGTCATCGTCGCGGGCGTCGTGCTGCAGGTCACCGCCTCCCGCGGCACCATCAACCAGATCATCGAAGGCTTCGGCGGCGACGCGGTGCCCTTCATGCAGCTGCCTGAGTGGTTCCGCACCATCTACGTGGGCTCCGAGATCTGGCAGACCGTCGGATGGGGCACCATCCTCTACCTCGCGGCGCTCACCACGATCGACCCGCAGCTCTACGAGGCGGCCCGCATCGACGGCGCCAACCGCTGGCAGCAGGTGTGGCACGTCACCCTCCCGGGCCTCGCCCCCACGATCGTCGTCCTGCTCATCCTCAACATCGGCACCTTCATGGCGGTCGGTTTCGAAAAGGTGCTGCTCCTGTACAACCCCCTGCTGTATCCCACCGCCGACGTCATCTCCACCTACCTGTACCGCGTCGGCCTCGGCACGGGGCAGTTCTCCTACGCGACCGCGATCGGGCTGTTCGAGGCGATCATCGGCCTCGTGCTGATCCTGTCGGCCAACGCGATCTCGCGCCGAGTGGTGGGGACGAGCCTGTGGTGA
- a CDS encoding acetylxylan esterase, with protein MPRFDLPAEQLRAYTPDVAEPDDFDAFWRAGIDAARAAGGDVIRTPSPGPLLTAEVFDVTFPGFAGDPVRAWLVLPRGIPRPLPAVVEFVGYGRGRGLPHERLHWPTAGYAQLIVDTRGQGGQWGTGGATPDPHGAGPATPGYLTRGIEDPAAYYYRRVFVDAVRAVDAIRAIPEVDAARIAVTGNSQGGLIAIAAAGLSEFVAAALPTAPVLCDVQRVIGLTGEDPHAEIARYLSVQREATEQVFRTLSYIDGVNLAKRATAPALFGCGHFDTIAPPSGVYAAHNHWAGEHELIDYPWNGHEGGEGLHWTRQAAWLGARFGVTGSGAGA; from the coding sequence GTGCCCCGCTTCGATCTCCCTGCGGAACAGCTCCGCGCCTACACGCCCGACGTCGCCGAACCCGACGACTTCGACGCGTTCTGGCGCGCGGGCATCGACGCCGCGCGCGCGGCCGGCGGCGACGTCATCCGCACCCCGTCGCCAGGCCCGCTTCTGACCGCCGAGGTGTTCGACGTGACCTTCCCGGGCTTCGCCGGCGACCCCGTGCGCGCCTGGCTCGTGCTGCCCCGCGGCATCCCGCGCCCGCTGCCGGCGGTCGTCGAGTTCGTGGGCTACGGGCGTGGACGCGGGCTTCCCCACGAGCGTCTGCACTGGCCGACGGCGGGATACGCGCAGCTCATCGTCGACACCCGCGGGCAGGGCGGCCAGTGGGGCACCGGCGGCGCGACCCCGGACCCGCACGGCGCCGGCCCCGCGACCCCCGGCTACCTCACGCGCGGCATCGAGGACCCGGCCGCGTACTACTACCGGCGGGTCTTCGTGGATGCCGTGCGCGCCGTCGACGCGATCCGCGCCATCCCGGAGGTCGACGCCGCGCGCATCGCCGTCACGGGCAACAGTCAGGGCGGGCTCATCGCGATCGCCGCCGCCGGACTGTCCGAGTTCGTCGCCGCGGCACTGCCCACCGCCCCCGTGCTGTGCGACGTGCAACGGGTGATCGGGCTCACCGGCGAGGATCCGCACGCCGAGATCGCCCGCTATCTCTCGGTGCAGCGCGAGGCGACCGAGCAGGTGTTCCGGACGCTGTCGTACATCGACGGCGTGAACCTCGCGAAACGCGCCACCGCACCCGCGCTGTTCGGCTGCGGGCACTTCGACACCATCGCGCCGCCCTCCGGCGTGTACGCCGCCCACAACCACTGGGCGGGAGAGCACGAGCTGATCGACTACCCGTGGAACGGCCACGAAGGCGGCGAAGGGCTGCACTGGACCCGCCAGGCCGCATGGCTCGGCGCCCGGTTCGGCGTGACGGGATCCGGAGCGGGCGCATGA
- a CDS encoding mannitol dehydrogenase family protein, whose protein sequence is MSEPVPRLTRAALARAGEPLEAAPARIVHLGVGAFHRAHQAWYTSRAPDAADWGIAAFTARTDAVARRLAPQDGVYTLVERGPEADRFEHIGSIVEVHPATRTDRLRELVAAPSTAVATLTITEAGYHLRPDGVLDLADVEIAHDVEALRGGRFDALLTPLARLLLGLADRRTDGVEPIAIVSCDNLPDNGARLAAALAVLASETGRTGALQAASFVNTSVDRITPRTTEADLEAIAEATGWRDEAPAVTEPFADWTLSGEFPSGHPAWDAAGARFVGDIRAHTQRKLLVLNGGHLVLAFEGLRRGLATVADAIADRDCRRALERFWDEAARTVGSPDTDAYRAALEERFANRRIEHPLAQIAVDTVTKLSLRVLPVIRAERAAGRDAAGSTAVVAAWAACRTAGLLPGERSDRGEFDRALDTLLEGADPRDGEAIVAAVTPPG, encoded by the coding sequence ATGAGCGAACCGGTCCCGCGGCTCACCCGGGCCGCCCTCGCCCGCGCGGGCGAGCCGCTCGAGGCCGCACCCGCCCGAATCGTGCACCTCGGCGTCGGCGCGTTCCACCGCGCCCACCAGGCCTGGTACACGAGCCGCGCCCCCGACGCCGCCGACTGGGGCATCGCCGCCTTCACGGCACGCACCGACGCCGTCGCCCGGCGGCTGGCCCCCCAGGACGGCGTGTACACGCTCGTCGAGCGCGGACCCGAGGCCGACCGCTTCGAGCACATCGGGAGCATCGTCGAGGTGCACCCGGCCACCCGCACCGATCGACTGCGCGAGCTCGTGGCCGCCCCGTCCACCGCGGTCGCGACCCTCACCATCACCGAGGCCGGCTACCACCTGCGGCCCGACGGTGTGCTCGACCTCGCCGACGTCGAGATCGCCCACGACGTGGAGGCGCTGCGCGGCGGCCGCTTCGACGCGCTCCTGACACCGCTCGCGCGCCTGCTGCTCGGCCTCGCCGACCGACGGACGGACGGCGTGGAGCCGATCGCGATCGTGTCGTGCGACAACCTGCCCGACAACGGCGCCCGGCTCGCGGCCGCCCTCGCCGTGCTCGCCTCCGAGACGGGGCGCACGGGCGCGCTGCAGGCCGCGTCCTTCGTCAACACGAGCGTCGACCGCATCACCCCGCGCACCACCGAGGCCGACCTCGAGGCGATCGCCGAGGCCACCGGATGGCGCGACGAGGCCCCCGCGGTCACCGAGCCGTTCGCCGACTGGACCCTCTCGGGCGAGTTCCCCTCCGGGCACCCCGCCTGGGATGCGGCAGGGGCGCGCTTCGTCGGCGACATCCGCGCCCACACCCAGCGCAAACTGCTCGTGCTCAACGGCGGGCACCTCGTGCTCGCCTTCGAGGGCTTGCGGCGCGGGCTCGCGACCGTGGCCGACGCGATCGCCGACCGTGACTGCCGCCGGGCGCTCGAGCGCTTCTGGGACGAAGCCGCCCGCACCGTCGGCAGCCCCGACACGGACGCCTACCGCGCCGCGCTCGAGGAGCGGTTCGCGAACCGGCGGATCGAGCATCCGCTCGCACAGATCGCCGTCGACACGGTCACCAAGCTGAGCCTGCGGGTGCTGCCCGTGATCCGCGCCGAGCGCGCAGCCGGACGCGACGCCGCGGGCTCGACCGCGGTCGTCGCCGCGTGGGCGGCCTGCCGCACGGCGGGCCTGCTCCCGGGCGAGCGCAGCGACCGAGGAGAGTTTGACCGCGCGCTCGACACCCTGCTCGAAGGCGCCGACCCGCGCGACGGCGAAGCGATCGTCGCCGCCGTCACGCCTCCCGGGTGA
- a CDS encoding transglutaminase family protein, with protein MNRLRIRHVTGFHYEGEATASYNEARMLPVTGDGQLVLYSNLDISPMSSTHSYVDYWGTRVSSFEILNPHHELSLTATSLIEVRPRDHVERGLSKAELAAETARATEYVEQLVQTPRTRPPQEVVELAQAIAAEHDDPCTAARAICTAIGERIEYMPGITGVHTTAAEAWDHRKGVCQDITHLALGALRSVGIAARYVSGYLHPRPDADIGVTVAGESHAWVEWYCGQWHGFDPTNQIDIGDRHVIVGRGRDYNDVAPLRGVYAGPSSSKLFVAVEITREA; from the coding sequence ATGAACCGCCTGCGCATCCGTCACGTGACCGGCTTCCATTACGAGGGCGAGGCGACCGCCTCGTACAACGAGGCCCGGATGCTGCCGGTCACGGGCGACGGGCAGCTCGTGCTCTACTCCAACCTCGACATCTCCCCTATGTCGAGCACCCACAGCTACGTCGACTACTGGGGCACGCGCGTCTCGAGCTTCGAGATCCTGAACCCGCACCACGAGCTCTCGCTCACCGCCACGAGCCTCATCGAGGTGCGGCCCCGCGACCATGTCGAGCGCGGGCTCAGCAAGGCGGAGCTCGCCGCGGAGACGGCGCGCGCCACCGAGTACGTCGAGCAGCTCGTGCAGACCCCGCGCACCCGGCCGCCGCAGGAGGTGGTCGAGCTCGCGCAGGCGATCGCGGCCGAGCACGACGACCCGTGCACGGCGGCTCGTGCGATCTGCACCGCGATCGGCGAGCGCATCGAGTACATGCCGGGCATCACGGGGGTGCACACGACCGCCGCCGAGGCGTGGGATCACCGCAAGGGCGTCTGCCAGGACATCACCCACCTCGCTCTCGGCGCGCTGCGCTCGGTGGGGATCGCGGCCCGCTACGTCTCCGGGTACCTGCATCCGCGTCCGGATGCCGACATCGGGGTCACGGTGGCGGGGGAGTCGCACGCCTGGGTGGAGTGGTACTGCGGGCAGTGGCACGGCTTCGACCCGACCAACCAGATCGACATCGGCGACCGGCACGTGATCGTCGGCCGCGGCCGCGACTACAACGACGTCGCCCCCTTGCGGGGCGTCTACGCGGGCCCGTCGAGCTCGAAGCTGTTCGTCGCGGTGGAGATCACCCGGGAGGCGTGA
- a CDS encoding alpha-E domain-containing protein yields the protein MLSRIAESLFWIGRYIERSDGTARILDVHLQLLLEDPWIEENLACRSLLSVMGAEAPPDVEIARADVLASLAVDRNQPASIAYSLAAARENARRAREVVSTELWEVLNTTRARMPRKVASDKVHEFFGWVRERAALAVGIIESATSRDEAYSFFTLGRSIERADMTARLLATRSLTEASGPSWTTILRSVGAYEAYLRTYRGVPSARNAAEFLLLDRLFPRSILFSVTRAEQCLREIEPRSDRVGVSDHAQRLLGQIRSELEYRPIADIIDDLPRHMDNVQLATSAASEAIRQRYFPTNAAPSWAGEST from the coding sequence ATGCTCAGCCGCATCGCCGAGAGCCTGTTCTGGATCGGGCGGTACATCGAGCGCAGTGACGGCACCGCGCGCATCCTCGACGTGCATCTGCAGCTGCTGCTCGAGGACCCGTGGATCGAGGAGAACCTCGCCTGCCGCTCGCTGCTGAGCGTGATGGGCGCGGAGGCGCCCCCGGATGTCGAGATCGCCCGGGCGGACGTGCTCGCGAGTCTCGCGGTCGACCGCAACCAGCCGGCCTCGATCGCGTACTCGCTCGCCGCCGCGCGCGAGAACGCCCGCCGCGCCCGCGAGGTGGTCTCGACCGAGCTGTGGGAGGTGCTCAACACCACCCGCGCCCGGATGCCGCGCAAGGTCGCGAGCGACAAGGTGCACGAGTTCTTCGGCTGGGTGCGCGAACGCGCGGCGCTCGCGGTGGGCATCATCGAGTCGGCGACGAGCCGCGACGAGGCGTACAGCTTCTTCACCCTCGGCCGCTCCATCGAGCGCGCCGACATGACGGCGCGCCTGCTCGCCACCCGCTCGCTCACCGAGGCGTCCGGTCCCAGCTGGACCACCATCCTGCGCTCGGTGGGCGCCTACGAGGCCTACCTGCGCACCTACCGCGGCGTGCCGAGCGCGCGCAACGCGGCCGAGTTCCTGCTGCTGGACCGCCTCTTCCCGCGCAGCATCCTGTTCTCGGTCACCCGCGCCGAGCAGTGCCTGCGTGAGATCGAACCGCGGTCGGATCGCGTGGGCGTCTCCGACCACGCCCAGCGCCTGCTCGGCCAGATCCGCTCCGAGCTCGAGTACCGCCCGATCGCCGACATCATCGACGACCTGCCCCGCCACATGGACAACGTGCAGCTCGCCACGAGCGCCGCATCCGAGGCGATCCGGCAGCGGTACTTCCCGACCAACGCCGCCCCGAGCTGGGCGGGGGAGAGCACATGA